The following are encoded together in the Pectinophora gossypiella chromosome 14, ilPecGoss1.1, whole genome shotgun sequence genome:
- the LOC126372714 gene encoding programmed cell death protein 5 — protein sequence MADPELEQIRQQRLAQLQAQHGGASGDPNNAKAQEERMHAMEEAKHTILAQALSQDARARLNTIKLSRPEKGAMVENMICRMAQMGQVRNKISEPELIQMLESINQQMPKSSSTVKFDRRRAALDSDDDDL from the exons ATGGCTGATCCAGAACTGGAACAAATAAGACAGCAACGTCTTGCTCAGTTACAGGCTCAACATGGTGGG GCAAGTGGAGACCCAAATAATGCAAAAGCACAGGAAGAAAGAATGCATGCTATGGAAGAAGCAAAACACACAATTCTGGCACAAGCACTCTCCCAGGATGCCCGGGCCCGAC TGAATACAATCAAACTTAGCAGACCAGAGAAAGGTGCAATGGTGGAAAACATGATCTGTAGAATGGCTCAGATGGGTCAAGTGCGCAACAAAATATCTGAACCAGAGCTTATACAGATGTTGGAGTCAATTAACCAACAGATGCCTAAGTCTAGCAGCACGGTCAAGTTTGACAGAAGAAGGGCTGCACTTGATTCCGATGATGACGATTTGTAG
- the LOC126372329 gene encoding tRNA-splicing endonuclease subunit Sen34 isoform X1 — MIPLFIENGVAYVWNSDDWYTLRSKYRIAGSLIGSIPSFPRQNDFQGLPMALASEEAALLVDKGVCELFELPDITQKPSEEKKQEIKSLQQKVLTEQTEALKKRKIEQLSQKIDLIMAGKRKKLLSKGITDVELDKQALLQDEINKLQGLAPAHVLVHLPTEHHMPTERKNVETDVLRPSVTDKDGTIRYAIYKDLWEKGHFITSGSKFGSDYLVYPGDPVRFHAMYMVRCVCDQTKSFRPTQLVAFGRLSVAVNKLAVLAFFNSYGKVEYQTLQWHVGVNG; from the exons ATGATTCCGCTATTCATTGAAAATGGTGTTGCATATGTTTGGAATTCTGACG ACTGGTATACCCTCCGCTCGAAGTACCGCATAGCTGGATCTCTAATTGGCTCCATTCCATCATTTCCAAGACAGAATGACTTTCAAG GGTTACCTATGGCTCTTGCATCGGAAGAGGCTGCCTTGTTAGTAGATAAAGGAGTATGTGAATTATTTGAGCTGCCTGATATTACACAGAAACCTTCAGAGGagaaaaaacaagaaattaaatcATTACAGCAAAA GGTCCTCACAGAACAAACAGAGGCTTTGAAAAAGAGAAAAATTGAACAGTTATCACAAAAAATTGATTTAATAATGGCTGGAAAAAGGAAGAAACTGCTTTCAAAGGGAATTACAG ATGTAGAACTGGATAAGCAAGCATTACtgcaagatgaaataaataaactacaaGGTCTGGCACCAGCTCATGTTCTGGTGCATTTACCTACTGAACATCATATGCCTACAG AGAGAAAAAATGTAGAGACAGATGTACTTAGACCCAGTGTTACTGATAAAGATGGTACTATTCGTTATGCAATATATAAAGATCTTTGGGAGAAAGGACACTTTATTACTAGTGGATCTAAATTCGGATCTGATTATCTAGTGTACCCAG GCGATCCAGTAAGATTTCACGCCATGTACATGGTGCGATGTGTTTGCGATCAGACTAAATCTTTTCGACCGACGCAATTGGTGGCGTTTGGTCGACTTTCTGTAGCTGTTAATAAACTGGCGGTTTTGGCTTTCTTTAATAGTTACGGAAAAGTGGAATACCAGACACTTCAATGGCATGTTGGAGTAAATGGATAA
- the LOC126372329 gene encoding tRNA-splicing endonuclease subunit Sen34 isoform X2: MALASEEAALLVDKGVCELFELPDITQKPSEEKKQEIKSLQQKVLTEQTEALKKRKIEQLSQKIDLIMAGKRKKLLSKGITDVELDKQALLQDEINKLQGLAPAHVLVHLPTEHHMPTERKNVETDVLRPSVTDKDGTIRYAIYKDLWEKGHFITSGSKFGSDYLVYPGDPVRFHAMYMVRCVCDQTKSFRPTQLVAFGRLSVAVNKLAVLAFFNSYGKVEYQTLQWHVGVNG, from the exons ATGGCTCTTGCATCGGAAGAGGCTGCCTTGTTAGTAGATAAAGGAGTATGTGAATTATTTGAGCTGCCTGATATTACACAGAAACCTTCAGAGGagaaaaaacaagaaattaaatcATTACAGCAAAA GGTCCTCACAGAACAAACAGAGGCTTTGAAAAAGAGAAAAATTGAACAGTTATCACAAAAAATTGATTTAATAATGGCTGGAAAAAGGAAGAAACTGCTTTCAAAGGGAATTACAG ATGTAGAACTGGATAAGCAAGCATTACtgcaagatgaaataaataaactacaaGGTCTGGCACCAGCTCATGTTCTGGTGCATTTACCTACTGAACATCATATGCCTACAG AGAGAAAAAATGTAGAGACAGATGTACTTAGACCCAGTGTTACTGATAAAGATGGTACTATTCGTTATGCAATATATAAAGATCTTTGGGAGAAAGGACACTTTATTACTAGTGGATCTAAATTCGGATCTGATTATCTAGTGTACCCAG GCGATCCAGTAAGATTTCACGCCATGTACATGGTGCGATGTGTTTGCGATCAGACTAAATCTTTTCGACCGACGCAATTGGTGGCGTTTGGTCGACTTTCTGTAGCTGTTAATAAACTGGCGGTTTTGGCTTTCTTTAATAGTTACGGAAAAGTGGAATACCAGACACTTCAATGGCATGTTGGAGTAAATGGATAA
- the LOC126372346 gene encoding epimerase family protein SDR39U1 → MAAKKVVIGGGTGFVGQRLGELLKLHQYEILNVSRMPGVNNISWSNIKKTGLPLNTYAVVNCAGQQFMDFTKSWSPGFKQNVHNSRVYTTQALADAINKHYKDKKPVAYVVITGVGAYEPSDDKRYDEASPAATGTDFFSKLVVEWENAAKVDPPVRLVIIRSGAVLGRWGGMIKNMFMPFYLGMGGPIGSGKQFLPWIHIDDLVRLIHFAIENPEVKGILNGVAPQVITNEEFTKAFAKALNRPAFLPVPELFLNLLLNPERAMIMTKGQCVVPKKVEDYGFKYKYPHIEDACKEFSHLFPKKT, encoded by the exons ATGGCGGCGAAAAAAGTTGTTATTG GCGGTGGCACTGGTTTCGTAGGTCAGCGTTTGGGCGAGCTACTAAAACTGCACCAGTACGAAATTTTAAATGTTTCGCGTATGCCCGGCGTCAATAACATCTCATGGTCGAATATAAAGAAGACTGGTCTGCCTCTGAATACGTATGCAGTGGTAAATTGTGCCGGTCAACAGTTTATGGATTTTACTAAAAGCTGGTCACCTGG tTTTAAACAAAATGTGCACAATTCTCGTGTGTACACAACACAAGCTTTGGCCGatgcaataaataaacactATAAAGACAAGAAGCCTGTAGCATATGTTGTCATAACAGGAGTGGGTGCTTACGAACCATCTGATGACAAGAGATATGATGAGGCTAGTCCTGCTGCAACTGGCACTGACTTCTTTTCTAAACTAGTGGTAGAATGGGAGAATGCTGCTAAAGTAGACCCACCTGTGAGActt GTAATAATTAGATCAGGTGCAGTTCTCGGACGATGGGGTGGCATGATAAAAAACATGTTCATGCCATTCTACTTGGGTATGGGTGGTCCCATCGGCTCTGGTAAACAATTCCTGCCTTGGATACACATCGACGATCTTGTACGGCTCATACATTTTGCGATTGAGAACCCAGAGGTCAAAGGAATATTAAACGGTGTAGCGCCGCAAGTTATAACTAATGAGGAGTTCACAAAG GCTTTTGCAAAAGCGCTAAATCGGCCAGCGTTTCTACCAGTCCCTGAACTGTTTCTTAACTTGCTGCTCAATCCTGAACGAGCTATGATCATGACGAAAGGACAATGCGTCGTACCCAAGAAAGTCGAAGATTACGGCTTCAAATACAAATATCCTCACATTGAAGACGCCTGCAAAGAATTCTCACATCTCttcccaaagaaaacttaa